A stretch of the Panicum virgatum strain AP13 chromosome 9N, P.virgatum_v5, whole genome shotgun sequence genome encodes the following:
- the LOC120689731 gene encoding ARM REPEAT PROTEIN INTERACTING WITH ABF2-like isoform X2, with product MDPTFDTYLCARSCKQCHKLRCCSCQEMSSQSCAAAAGDATAEELLERARALVPPALAAARAATGFGGRWKAIAARLERVPPCLSDLSSHPCFSKNSLCRELLQSVAATLAEATELGARCREPPKAGKLQMQSDLDALAGKLDLNLRDCALLVKTGVLSDATVPATQAEAMAAAGGEQTDVRELLARLQIGHAEAKHRAVDGLLDALRENEESVLSALGRGNVAALVQLLTATAPKVREKAATVLCFLAESGSCEGKLMSEGALPPLIRLAESGSLVGREKAVITLQRLSMSPDIARAIVGHSGVRPLIDVCQTGDSISQSAAAGALKNISAVPEVRQTLAEEGVVRVMINLLDSGVVPGSKEYAAECLQNLTSSNDTLRRAVVSEGGLRSLLAYIDGPLPQESPVAALRNLVTAVSPDSLVSLCVLPRLVHVLREGSVGAQQAAAAAICKVSSSTDMKRVVGEHGCIPLLVRLLEAKSNGAREAAAQAVASLMGYPANARDIKKDEKSVPNLVQLLDPSPQNTAKKYAISCLLALAASKRCRKLMISHGAIGYLKKLSEKDVAGAKKLLEKLDRGRLRTLFSRNK from the exons ATGGACCCAACCTTTGATACATATTTGTGTGCTCGCTCCTGCAAGCAGT GTCACAAGCTGAGGTGTTGTAGCTGCCAAGAAATGAGCTCGCAGAgctgcgcggccgcggccggcgacgcGACGGCGGAGGAGCTGCTCGAGCGGGCGCGGGCGCTGGTGCCACCGGCCcttgccgcggcgcgcgcggcaacCGGCTTCGGCGGGCGGTGGAAGGCCATCGCGGCGAGGCTGGAGAGGGTGCCGCCGTGCTTGTCGGACCTGTCCAGCCACCCCTGCTTCTCCAAGAACTCGCTCTGTCGGGAGCTGCTGCAGTCGGTGGCCGCCACGCTCGCGGAGGCCACCGAGCTCGGCGCGCGCTGCCGCGAGCCCCCGAAGGCCGGGAAGCTGCAGATGCAGAGCGACCTCGACGCACTTGCCGGCAAGCTGGACCTCAACCTCCGGGACTGCGCCCTTCTTGTCAAGACTGGTGTGCTGTCCGACGCGACGGTTCCGGCGACCCAGGCTgaggccatggcggcagcgggcggcgagCAGACAGATGTGCGGGAGCTGCTTGCCAGGCTGCAGATTGGGCACGCGGAGGCGAAGCACCGGGCGGTGGACGGCCTGCTTGACGCTCTGCGCGAGAACGAGGAGAGCGTGCTGTCAGCGCTCGGCCGTGGCAACGTGGCCGCGCTGGTGCAGCTGCTCACGGCGACGGCGCCCAAGGTCAGGGAGAAGGCGGCGACTGTCCTCTGCTTTCTAGCCGAATCCGGCAGCTGCGAGGGCAAGCTTATGTCAGAAGGTGCGCTGCCGCCACTCATCCGGCTAGCCGAGTCAGGCAGCCTTGTCGGGCGGGAGAAGGCCGTCATCACGCTGCAGCGGCTGTCCATGTCGCCCGACATTGCCCGTGCGATCGTCGGCCACAGCGGCGTCCGCCCGCTCATCGACGTCTGCCAGACAGGGGACTCCATCTCGCAGTCCGCCGCGGCCGGAGCGCTCAAGAACATCTCTGCGGTGCCGGAAGTGCGGCAAACGCTGGCCGAGGAAGGCGTTGTGCGCGTCATGATCAACCTGCTCGACTCCGGCGTCGTGCCCGGCTCCAAGGAGTACGCCGCGGAGTGCCTGCAGAACCTGACGTCAAGCAACGACACCCTGCGGCGCGCCGTCGTGTCCGAGGGCGGCCTGCGCAGCCTGCTCGCCTACATCGACGGGCCGCTGCCGCAGGAATCCcccgtggcggcgctccggaACCTCGTCACCGCCGTCTCGCCGGACAGCCTGGTGTCGCTGTGCGTGCTCCCGCGCCTCGTCCACGTGCTCCGCGAGGGCTCCGTGGGCGCGCagcaggcggccgcggcggccatctGCAAGGTCTCCAGCTCGACGGACATGAAGCGGGTGGTGGGCGAGCACGGGTGCATCCCGCTGCTGGTGCGGCTGCTGGAGGCCAAGTCCAACGGCGcgcgcgaggccgcggcgcAGGCGGTGGCGAGCCTGATGGGGTACCCCGCGAACGCGCGGGACATCAAGAAGGACGAGAAGAGCGTGCCGAACCTGGTGCAGCTGCTGGACCCGAGCCCCCAGAACACGGCGAAGAAGTACGCCATCTCGTGCCTGCTGGCGCTGGCGGCGAGCAAGCGGTGCAGGAAGCTGATGATCTCGCACGGCGCCATCGGGTACCTGAAGAAGCTCTCGGAGAAGGACGTCGCCGGCGCCAAGAAGCTGCTGGAGAAGCTGGACCGCGGCAGGCTGCGCACTCTCTTCAGCAGGAACAAGTAG
- the LOC120689731 gene encoding ARM REPEAT PROTEIN INTERACTING WITH ABF2-like isoform X1: MSSQSCAAAAGDATAEELLERARALVPPALAAARAATGFGGRWKAIAARLERVPPCLSDLSSHPCFSKNSLCRELLQSVAATLAEATELGARCREPPKAGKLQMQSDLDALAGKLDLNLRDCALLVKTGVLSDATVPATQAEAMAAAGGEQTDVRELLARLQIGHAEAKHRAVDGLLDALRENEESVLSALGRGNVAALVQLLTATAPKVREKAATVLCFLAESGSCEGKLMSEGALPPLIRLAESGSLVGREKAVITLQRLSMSPDIARAIVGHSGVRPLIDVCQTGDSISQSAAAGALKNISAVPEVRQTLAEEGVVRVMINLLDSGVVPGSKEYAAECLQNLTSSNDTLRRAVVSEGGLRSLLAYIDGPLPQESPVAALRNLVTAVSPDSLVSLCVLPRLVHVLREGSVGAQQAAAAAICKVSSSTDMKRVVGEHGCIPLLVRLLEAKSNGAREAAAQAVASLMGYPANARDIKKDEKSVPNLVQLLDPSPQNTAKKYAISCLLALAASKRCRKLMISHGAIGYLKKLSEKDVAGAKKLLEKLDRGRLRTLFSRNK; the protein is encoded by the coding sequence ATGAGCTCGCAGAgctgcgcggccgcggccggcgacgcGACGGCGGAGGAGCTGCTCGAGCGGGCGCGGGCGCTGGTGCCACCGGCCcttgccgcggcgcgcgcggcaacCGGCTTCGGCGGGCGGTGGAAGGCCATCGCGGCGAGGCTGGAGAGGGTGCCGCCGTGCTTGTCGGACCTGTCCAGCCACCCCTGCTTCTCCAAGAACTCGCTCTGTCGGGAGCTGCTGCAGTCGGTGGCCGCCACGCTCGCGGAGGCCACCGAGCTCGGCGCGCGCTGCCGCGAGCCCCCGAAGGCCGGGAAGCTGCAGATGCAGAGCGACCTCGACGCACTTGCCGGCAAGCTGGACCTCAACCTCCGGGACTGCGCCCTTCTTGTCAAGACTGGTGTGCTGTCCGACGCGACGGTTCCGGCGACCCAGGCTgaggccatggcggcagcgggcggcgagCAGACAGATGTGCGGGAGCTGCTTGCCAGGCTGCAGATTGGGCACGCGGAGGCGAAGCACCGGGCGGTGGACGGCCTGCTTGACGCTCTGCGCGAGAACGAGGAGAGCGTGCTGTCAGCGCTCGGCCGTGGCAACGTGGCCGCGCTGGTGCAGCTGCTCACGGCGACGGCGCCCAAGGTCAGGGAGAAGGCGGCGACTGTCCTCTGCTTTCTAGCCGAATCCGGCAGCTGCGAGGGCAAGCTTATGTCAGAAGGTGCGCTGCCGCCACTCATCCGGCTAGCCGAGTCAGGCAGCCTTGTCGGGCGGGAGAAGGCCGTCATCACGCTGCAGCGGCTGTCCATGTCGCCCGACATTGCCCGTGCGATCGTCGGCCACAGCGGCGTCCGCCCGCTCATCGACGTCTGCCAGACAGGGGACTCCATCTCGCAGTCCGCCGCGGCCGGAGCGCTCAAGAACATCTCTGCGGTGCCGGAAGTGCGGCAAACGCTGGCCGAGGAAGGCGTTGTGCGCGTCATGATCAACCTGCTCGACTCCGGCGTCGTGCCCGGCTCCAAGGAGTACGCCGCGGAGTGCCTGCAGAACCTGACGTCAAGCAACGACACCCTGCGGCGCGCCGTCGTGTCCGAGGGCGGCCTGCGCAGCCTGCTCGCCTACATCGACGGGCCGCTGCCGCAGGAATCCcccgtggcggcgctccggaACCTCGTCACCGCCGTCTCGCCGGACAGCCTGGTGTCGCTGTGCGTGCTCCCGCGCCTCGTCCACGTGCTCCGCGAGGGCTCCGTGGGCGCGCagcaggcggccgcggcggccatctGCAAGGTCTCCAGCTCGACGGACATGAAGCGGGTGGTGGGCGAGCACGGGTGCATCCCGCTGCTGGTGCGGCTGCTGGAGGCCAAGTCCAACGGCGcgcgcgaggccgcggcgcAGGCGGTGGCGAGCCTGATGGGGTACCCCGCGAACGCGCGGGACATCAAGAAGGACGAGAAGAGCGTGCCGAACCTGGTGCAGCTGCTGGACCCGAGCCCCCAGAACACGGCGAAGAAGTACGCCATCTCGTGCCTGCTGGCGCTGGCGGCGAGCAAGCGGTGCAGGAAGCTGATGATCTCGCACGGCGCCATCGGGTACCTGAAGAAGCTCTCGGAGAAGGACGTCGCCGGCGCCAAGAAGCTGCTGGAGAAGCTGGACCGCGGCAGGCTGCGCACTCTCTTCAGCAGGAACAAGTAG
- the LOC120689733 gene encoding protein COFACTOR ASSEMBLY OF COMPLEX C SUBUNIT B CCB2, chloroplastic-like, giving the protein MPLLARAPPPHHSRPLHAATDGLLPRSASAGEPRRRVPLAPRARIRVRVSNSDPPQQQVNLSVLRFTLGIPGLDESYLPRWIGFGFGALVVLNHLLSPSPTAAQLRSEALGMCLAAFSATLPFLGRFLEGADAASRVPLPGGSRQVFVMPENLSAVQKEDVAWASYVLLRNTNTTSVLMAIGDVFCVRGYWDPPANTSKYAMIEWFKSQMQQVGLVDLRDNLYFPNSSDSQLAKILPDGILCVFVQPVLRSPDLANGEAKTEGVILLASNANYAYTEKDRVWIRTVANKFRSA; this is encoded by the exons ATGCCGCTCCTCGcccgcgcaccgccgccccaCCACTCACGCCCTCTCCACGCCGCCACCGACGGGCTCCTTCCACGCTCGGCTTCGGcgggcgagccccgccgccgcgttcccCTGGCCCCCCGTGCTCGCATCCGCGTACGTGTCTCCAACTCCGACCCTCCGCAGCAGCAGGTCAACCTCTCCGTGCTCCGCTTCACCCTCG GGATCCCGGGCCTGGACGAGTCGTACCTCCCGCGGTGGATAGGCTTCGGCTTCGGCGCGCTCGTCGTCCTCAACCACCTGCTCTCCCCGTCCCCCACGGCCGCGCAGCTG AGGTCCGAGGCTCTGGGGATGTGCCTGGCCGCGTTCTCGGCGACACTGCCGTTCCTCGGGAGGTTCCTAGAG GGCGCTGATGCTGCCAGCCGTGTGCCGTTGCCCGGGGGGAGCAGGCAGGTGTTCGTAATGCCTGAGAACCTGTCAGCGGTGCAGAAGGAggatgtggcctgggcgtcttACGTCCTGCTTCGGAACACAAACACCACATCTGTG CTCATGGCAATTGGGGATGTGTTTTGTGTACGAGGATACTGGGATCCACCTGCAAATACTTCAAAATATGCCATGATTGAGTGGTTCAAAAGTCAAATGCAGCAAGTAGGACTTGTTGATTTGAGGGATAATTTGTACTTTCCTAATTCCTCGG ATTCTCAGCTTGCGAAGATTCTACCAGATGGGATTCTTTGTGTGTTTGTTCAACCAGTCCTTAGGAGTCCTGATCTAGCTAATGGTGAAGCAAAAACTGAAGGTGTCATCCTGTTAGCCTCCAATGCAAATTATGCATATACTGAGAAAGATAGGGTCTGGATAAGAACAGTTGCAAACAAATTTCGAAGTGCCTAG
- the LOC120690644 gene encoding F-box protein PP2-A13-like has protein sequence MGAWVSGLLGGADSAAAAAAGPAAVGLGDLPELCAAQVLLRLDPPEICRLARLNHAFRGAAGADFVWEAKLPENYRYLMEFVGTGEEGRRRRRRAGKKEIYARLSKPVPFGDGQKEFWLDKIKGMICMALSSKALVITGIDDRRYWQHMPTSESRFQTVAYLQQIWWFEVVGEVDFCFPVGTYSLYFRVHLGKFYKRFGRRHCSSEHVHGWNKKPVRFQLSTSDGQQALSQCYLEEPGSWVLYHAGDFVASKPDQPMKLKFSMAQIDCTHTKGGLCVDSVLIYPKGKGFQHGRVVRSQR, from the exons ATGGGGGCGTGGGTGTCGGGCCTGCTAGGAGGGGCggacagcgcggcggcggcggccgccgggccTGCTGCTGTGGGCCTGGGCGACCTGCCGGAGCTCTGCGCCGCCCAGGTGCTGCTCCGCCTCGACCCGCCGGAGATCTGCCGGCTCGCGCGGCTCAACCACGCGttccgcggcgcggcgggggcggactTCGTGTGGGAGGCCAAGCTGCCGGAGAACTACCGCTACCTGATGGAGTTCGTCGGGACCGGcgaggaggggaggcggcggcggcggcgggctgggaAGAAGGAGATCTACGCCAGGCTCTCCAAGCCTGTGCCTTTCGGTGACGGCCAGAAG gaattctggctggacaagATCAAAGGCATGATTTGTATGGCACTGTCCTCAAAAGCATTGGTGATAACTGGGATTGACGACAGAAGATACTGGCAGCACATGCCAACTTCAGAATCAAG GTTCCAAACTGTAGCTTACCTTCAGCAAATCTGGTGGTTTGAGGTGGTTGGCGAAGTCGATTTCTGCTTCCCTGTTGGAACCTATAGCCTTTACTTCAGGGTTCATCTTGGGAAGTTCTACAAACGATTTGGCCGCCGCCATTGCAGCTCAGAGCATGTCCATGGTTGGAACAAGAAGCCTGTCCGCTTCCAGCTCTCAACCTCCGACGGACAGCAAGCATTGTCTCAGTGCTACCTGGAGGAGCCCGGTAGCTGGGTCTTGTACCACGCAGGTGATTTTGTGGCCTCAAAGCCCGACCAGCCGATGAAACTGAAGTTCTCAATGGCGCAGATTGACTGCACACACACAAAGGGTGGCCTGTGTGTCGACTCGGTGCTTATATACCCAAAGGGGAAGGGTTTTCAGCATGGGAGGGTGGTAAGGTCACAGAGATGA